A single genomic interval of Longimicrobium sp. harbors:
- a CDS encoding alanine--glyoxylate aminotransferase family protein produces MTDTSQSPAQSGFGRFFLPGPTEVHPDVLAAMTRPLIGHRGDEMSSLLEACDPVLRSLFRTHRPVYVASSSATGLMEGAVRNGVRRRALSLVNGAFSERFAALVTDCGREGERYEVTLGEANQPDEVYQRLRAGGFDAVTVVHSETSTGVLNPLTEIAEAVRRAEAETGEEILLLVDGVTTVGGMLVQAEAWGLDFLLTGSQKAMALPPGLAFGTASERMMARAATIPGRGQYFDLLEYDVYWRKHQTPNTPAVSLMYALAEQCRRIGAEGVEARALRHWRMAERTWEWARSRPGLSLYAAEGQRSPTVTTIRVDDGVPASRICSEMTARGWTLGTGYGKLKDLTFRIGHMGDHTMDELDALLAVLEEVLG; encoded by the coding sequence GTGACCGATACATCGCAGTCCCCCGCCCAAAGCGGGTTCGGCCGGTTCTTCCTCCCCGGCCCCACCGAGGTGCATCCCGACGTGCTCGCGGCCATGACGCGGCCGCTGATCGGCCATCGCGGCGACGAGATGTCGTCGCTGCTGGAGGCGTGCGACCCCGTCCTGCGCTCCCTCTTCCGCACCCACCGCCCGGTGTACGTCGCCAGTTCGTCCGCGACGGGGCTGATGGAGGGCGCCGTGCGGAACGGCGTGCGTAGGCGTGCCCTGTCGCTGGTCAACGGCGCGTTCAGCGAGCGATTCGCCGCGCTGGTCACGGACTGCGGCCGCGAGGGCGAGCGGTACGAAGTGACTCTGGGCGAGGCGAATCAGCCGGACGAGGTCTACCAGCGCCTGCGCGCGGGTGGCTTCGACGCGGTCACCGTGGTGCACTCCGAGACGTCCACGGGCGTCCTGAACCCGCTGACCGAAATCGCCGAGGCCGTACGCCGGGCGGAGGCGGAGACGGGCGAGGAGATCCTGCTGCTCGTCGACGGCGTCACCACCGTGGGCGGGATGCTGGTGCAGGCCGAGGCGTGGGGGCTCGACTTCCTGCTCACCGGCTCGCAGAAGGCGATGGCGCTGCCGCCGGGGCTGGCGTTCGGCACGGCGTCGGAGCGGATGATGGCGCGGGCGGCGACGATCCCCGGCCGCGGCCAGTACTTCGACCTGCTGGAGTACGATGTCTACTGGCGCAAGCACCAGACGCCCAACACGCCGGCCGTCTCGCTGATGTACGCGCTCGCCGAGCAGTGCCGCCGCATCGGCGCCGAGGGCGTGGAGGCGCGGGCGCTGCGGCACTGGCGGATGGCCGAGCGCACGTGGGAGTGGGCCCGGAGCCGCCCCGGCCTGTCGCTGTACGCCGCCGAGGGGCAGCGCTCCCCCACCGTCACCACCATCCGCGTGGACGATGGCGTGCCCGCCTCGCGCATCTGCTCGGAGATGACGGCGCGCGGATGGACGCTGGGCACGGGATACGGCAAGCTGAAGGACCTGACGTTCCGGATCGGCCACATGGGGGATCACACGATGGACGAGCTCGACGCGCTGCTGGCGGTGCTGGAGGAGGTGCTGGGATGA
- the serA gene encoding phosphoglycerate dehydrogenase, with protein sequence MTDRRFRVLVTDEIDPEGVALLRAHPDIEVVEKPTRPAAEVLAEIGEYDAFVGRSATRVTRELLQAGDRLRVIGRAGVGVDNVDLRTATELGVAVINAPGGNTVSVAELAFGVLIGLARNIPQASESMRQGRWDRSKLGGVELRGKTMAIVGLGRIGSEMARRARAFGMTVIGYDPYVGQSRFEELDVERVERLNDALERADVVTLHVPLTGETTGMIGASELARLGRDAYVLNLARGGIVAEDALAEALHAGRLAGAAVDAFDVEPLPADHPLRSAPNLLLTPHLGASTRDAQRNVAVEACEAVRDALVTGDLSAAMNASGVGGAATRELRPLLALADRLGRLGRALVPGALNSLEVRYTGPREHAPRPLLLSALQGALRDVVEHRAINLVNAQHVAAERGIETATTMVGGRGELGEEIELRLEGGERSIRVGGALLGETHGRIVRIGAFRVDVAPRGVMMVIRNRDVPGVIGRVGTLLGEAGVNIAEYHQARLSVGGEALAAVSVDSRIPAEVVDRLTALPEILDVRQVEME encoded by the coding sequence ATGACGGACCGGCGTTTTCGCGTCCTGGTGACGGACGAGATCGATCCCGAGGGCGTCGCCCTCCTGCGCGCGCATCCCGACATCGAGGTGGTGGAAAAGCCCACCCGACCCGCCGCCGAGGTGCTGGCGGAGATCGGCGAGTACGACGCGTTCGTGGGCCGCAGCGCCACCCGCGTCACCCGCGAGCTGCTGCAGGCGGGCGACCGCCTGCGGGTGATCGGGCGCGCCGGCGTGGGCGTGGACAACGTGGACCTGCGCACGGCCACGGAACTGGGCGTGGCCGTCATCAACGCGCCCGGCGGCAACACCGTGTCCGTGGCCGAGCTGGCGTTCGGGGTGCTGATCGGCCTGGCGCGCAACATCCCCCAGGCGTCGGAATCCATGCGCCAGGGCCGCTGGGACCGGTCCAAGCTGGGCGGGGTGGAGCTGCGCGGAAAGACGATGGCCATCGTGGGCCTTGGGCGCATCGGAAGCGAGATGGCGCGCCGAGCGCGGGCGTTCGGCATGACGGTGATCGGCTACGACCCGTACGTGGGCCAGAGCCGCTTCGAGGAGCTGGACGTGGAGCGGGTGGAGCGGCTGAACGACGCGCTGGAGCGGGCCGACGTGGTGACGCTGCACGTGCCGCTGACCGGCGAGACGACGGGGATGATCGGCGCGTCGGAGCTGGCCCGGCTGGGGCGCGATGCCTACGTGCTCAACCTGGCCCGCGGCGGTATCGTCGCGGAAGACGCGCTGGCCGAAGCGCTGCACGCGGGGCGCCTGGCCGGGGCGGCGGTGGATGCCTTCGACGTGGAGCCGCTCCCCGCGGACCATCCCCTCCGCAGCGCCCCCAACCTGCTGCTGACGCCGCACCTGGGCGCGTCCACGCGCGACGCCCAGCGCAACGTGGCCGTGGAAGCGTGCGAGGCCGTGCGCGACGCCCTGGTGACGGGCGACCTGAGCGCCGCGATGAACGCCTCGGGGGTGGGCGGCGCCGCCACCCGCGAGCTGCGCCCCCTGCTGGCGCTGGCGGACCGGCTGGGGCGGCTGGGGCGGGCGCTGGTGCCGGGCGCGCTCAACTCGCTGGAGGTGCGGTACACCGGCCCGCGCGAGCACGCGCCGCGGCCGCTCCTGCTTTCCGCGCTGCAGGGCGCGCTGCGCGACGTGGTGGAGCACCGGGCCATCAACCTGGTCAACGCGCAGCACGTGGCCGCCGAGCGGGGGATCGAGACGGCGACGACCATGGTAGGCGGCCGCGGCGAGCTGGGCGAGGAGATCGAGCTGCGGCTGGAGGGTGGCGAGCGCAGCATCCGCGTGGGCGGCGCGCTGCTGGGCGAGACGCACGGGCGCATCGTGCGCATCGGCGCGTTTCGCGTGGACGTAGCGCCGCGCGGCGTGATGATGGTCATCCGCAACCGCGACGTTCCCGGCGTGATCGGGCGGGTGGGCACGCTGTTGGGCGAGGCGGGCGTGAACATCGCCGAGTACCACCAGGCGCGCCTTTCCGTCGGTGGCGAGGCGCTGGCCGCGGTCTCGGTGGACAGCCGCATCCCCGCCGAAGTGGTGGACCGGCTGACGGCCCTGCCGGAGATCCTGGACGTGCGGCAGGTGGAGATGGAGTAA
- a CDS encoding TonB-dependent receptor → MRLTAGRTLLFLVALLFSSALPAYAQNGSVSGTVRDVATSTPLRGIRVEAVSTSGRVAASAVTAENGTYTLRDLAPGNYALVLSGTDVPVRRLDVEVTAGRTSRVDAQLAFGNVRLDPVVVSASKRPEKAVEAPSRVEVVTAQEIEDRPAVTLIDHLRDVPGVDVAQTGLQSTNIVARGFNNIFSGSLHALTDNRIAGVPSLRVNYLHFIPSTNEDVARMEVVLGPGAALYGPNTANGILHIITKSPLDEQGTTVAFSGGSQELRQGEFRTAHLLTDDIGFKVSGQYLQAEEWRFIDPAETAEQQKFASDLPFYRNDLMRASGIGQAEADQRITRIGSRDFGIERYSGEARLDWRVTPSMTAVLSAGSSDAASGIELTGLGAAQVEGWRSSYYQARTTWNRLFAQVYLNQSNAGDTYLLRNGAPISDKSRLLVGQLQHGFSMGNGRQNFTYGADYLHTNPVTDSTINGWYEDDDQTTELGAYLQSETELTPRLDLVLAGRVDTHSALPDAVFSPRAALVFKPRDGQALRLSYNRAFSTPSSLNQFLDLGSALPGTDAGTTALRRLGYSLRIQGTGSEGFSFRDANGAYQVRSPFNTANPGQLLPATAVSPTFFRAAVLVVAQQAAAAGTPLPQPLVTYLSGLQPSNAQVGLNYLDLVTRQTAPLSTLELDRIEPIRESPSTTLEVGYTGLLGDRLLLAADVWWSRKEDLVTPLTIQTPLVLLNPQQLGAYLVPRFMADLGYSQAQASALAQQLVPGLAQVPLGVISSPDVDARSAQALVTYVNVDENIDLWGTDISATALLGNEFELTGSVSWVNENVWNTQNAGVVTLNAPRFKGGLALDYDNDDTGLFGEIRMRYNDEFPVNSGVYVGTACLNKPGDPVNPLQEGCVDAYTLFDLNVGYRLPMVQGATVNLLVNNLLDEGYRPFPGSPSLGRMLIARVKYEF, encoded by the coding sequence ATGCGGCTTACCGCCGGACGTACCCTGCTGTTTCTGGTCGCCCTGCTGTTTTCGTCCGCCCTTCCCGCGTATGCGCAGAACGGCAGCGTAAGCGGCACCGTGCGCGACGTGGCCACCTCCACGCCACTTCGCGGCATCCGTGTAGAAGCCGTCTCCACCAGCGGGCGCGTGGCCGCCAGCGCCGTCACCGCGGAGAACGGCACCTACACCCTTCGCGACTTGGCTCCCGGCAACTACGCGCTGGTCCTTTCCGGCACCGACGTTCCCGTCCGCCGCCTGGACGTGGAGGTGACGGCGGGACGCACCTCGCGCGTGGACGCGCAGCTCGCGTTCGGAAACGTGCGGCTGGACCCGGTGGTGGTCTCGGCCTCCAAGCGGCCCGAGAAGGCGGTGGAAGCGCCGTCGCGGGTGGAGGTGGTGACCGCGCAGGAAATCGAGGACCGGCCGGCGGTCACGCTGATCGACCACTTGCGCGACGTGCCCGGCGTGGACGTGGCGCAGACAGGGCTGCAGTCCACCAACATCGTGGCGCGCGGCTTCAACAACATCTTCAGCGGCTCGCTTCACGCGCTGACCGACAACCGCATCGCGGGTGTGCCCAGCCTGCGCGTGAACTACCTGCACTTCATTCCCAGCACCAACGAGGACGTGGCGCGGATGGAAGTGGTGCTGGGGCCGGGCGCGGCGCTGTATGGGCCCAACACGGCCAATGGCATCCTGCACATCATCACCAAGAGCCCGCTGGACGAGCAGGGAACCACGGTCGCCTTCAGCGGCGGCAGCCAGGAGCTGCGGCAGGGCGAATTCCGCACGGCGCACCTGCTGACCGACGACATCGGCTTCAAGGTCAGCGGCCAGTACCTGCAGGCCGAGGAGTGGCGGTTCATCGACCCCGCCGAAACGGCCGAGCAGCAGAAGTTCGCCAGCGACCTGCCCTTCTACCGCAACGACCTGATGCGGGCGTCGGGCATCGGCCAGGCCGAGGCGGACCAGCGCATCACCCGCATCGGCTCGCGCGACTTCGGCATCGAGCGGTACAGCGGCGAGGCACGGCTGGACTGGCGGGTGACGCCGTCGATGACCGCCGTGCTTTCCGCCGGCTCCAGCGACGCCGCCAGCGGCATCGAGCTCACCGGCCTGGGCGCCGCGCAGGTCGAGGGCTGGCGCAGCAGCTACTACCAGGCGCGCACCACCTGGAACCGGCTGTTCGCGCAGGTCTACCTGAACCAGAGCAACGCCGGCGACACGTACCTGCTTCGCAACGGCGCGCCCATCTCCGACAAGTCGCGGCTGCTGGTGGGGCAGCTGCAGCACGGCTTCAGCATGGGGAACGGACGCCAGAACTTTACCTACGGCGCCGACTACCTGCACACCAACCCGGTGACGGACAGCACCATCAACGGGTGGTACGAAGACGACGACCAGACCACCGAGCTGGGCGCGTACCTGCAGTCGGAGACGGAGCTTACCCCCCGGCTGGACCTGGTGCTGGCGGGCCGCGTCGACACGCACTCCGCCCTGCCCGACGCGGTGTTCTCGCCTCGCGCCGCGCTGGTGTTCAAACCGCGCGACGGACAGGCGCTGCGGCTGAGCTACAACCGCGCCTTCAGCACGCCCAGCTCGCTCAACCAGTTCCTGGACCTGGGGTCGGCGCTGCCCGGAACGGACGCGGGAACTACGGCGCTGCGGCGGCTGGGCTACAGCCTTCGCATTCAGGGCACCGGCTCCGAGGGCTTCAGCTTCCGCGACGCGAACGGCGCATACCAGGTCCGCTCGCCCTTCAACACGGCAAACCCGGGGCAGCTGCTGCCCGCCACCGCCGTGTCGCCCACGTTCTTCCGGGCGGCGGTGCTCGTGGTGGCGCAGCAGGCGGCCGCGGCGGGAACCCCGCTGCCGCAGCCACTGGTGACGTACCTGTCCGGGCTGCAGCCCAGCAACGCGCAAGTGGGGCTCAACTACCTGGACCTTGTCACACGCCAGACGGCCCCGCTTTCCACGCTGGAGCTGGACCGCATCGAGCCCATCCGCGAGTCGCCCAGCACCACGCTGGAGGTGGGCTACACGGGGCTGCTCGGGGACCGCCTGCTGCTCGCGGCCGACGTGTGGTGGAGCCGCAAGGAAGACCTCGTGACGCCGCTGACCATTCAGACGCCGCTCGTCCTTTTGAACCCGCAGCAACTGGGCGCGTACCTGGTCCCGCGGTTCATGGCCGACCTCGGCTACTCGCAGGCGCAGGCCAGCGCGCTTGCGCAGCAGCTGGTGCCCGGGCTGGCGCAGGTGCCGCTGGGCGTCATCTCCTCGCCCGACGTGGACGCACGGAGCGCCCAGGCGTTGGTGACGTACGTGAACGTGGACGAGAACATCGACCTGTGGGGCACCGACATCTCTGCCACCGCGCTGCTGGGCAACGAGTTCGAGCTCACGGGCTCTGTTTCCTGGGTGAACGAGAACGTGTGGAACACGCAGAACGCCGGCGTGGTGACGCTGAACGCGCCGCGATTCAAGGGCGGCCTGGCGCTGGACTACGACAACGACGACACCGGCTTGTTCGGCGAGATCCGCATGCGCTACAACGACGAGTTCCCGGTGAACTCGGGCGTGTACGTGGGCACCGCGTGCCTCAACAAGCCCGGTGACCCCGTGAACCCCCTGCAGGAAGGCTGCGTGGACGCGTACACGCTGTTCGACCTGAACGTGGGCTACCGGCTGCCCATGGTGCAGGGCGCCACGGTGAACCTGCTGGTCAACAACCTGCTCGACGAGGGATACCGGCCGTTCCCCGGCTCGCCCTCGCTGGGCCGCATGCTGATCGCCCGGGTCAAGTACGAGTTCTGA
- a CDS encoding ABC transporter substrate-binding protein, with protein sequence MRSHRFVLAPLAVAAVLSGCSGPGGGDTYLLGLAAPLERSFGQNSRLGAQLAVDQINAAGGIDGDSLKLWALDDKSDDTAAIAVAEQFYDNPAVLAVVGHATSGPLMDAATVYQRGLVAVGTSATSTEIAGLGEWIFRVASSDSANAAELARSAAGAGRRVAILYANDDYGQSLAEVFGQALENTGVTLVGRFPYLEDMKDFTPYIRALKARGAEVVLVAGLETGAATLIQQAHQLEWMPRFIGGDGLEPLAEMGERYNGTLVGVLYHPEMSPRARTFAEAFRAAYKREPDSSAATSYDAVQLIARALREGRATREGVRDYLAGVGREGGSARYDGVAGPVAFDANGDPVGKPVALVRIENGRFRLQQAAQVAAR encoded by the coding sequence ATGCGATCACATCGTTTTGTGCTGGCGCCCCTCGCGGTGGCGGCCGTGCTGTCCGGCTGCTCGGGCCCCGGCGGCGGCGACACGTACTTGCTGGGCCTGGCCGCGCCCCTGGAGCGGTCGTTCGGCCAGAACTCGCGGCTAGGCGCGCAACTGGCCGTGGACCAGATCAACGCGGCGGGCGGCATCGATGGCGACAGCCTGAAGCTGTGGGCTTTGGATGACAAGTCCGACGACACGGCGGCCATCGCGGTGGCCGAGCAATTCTACGACAACCCCGCGGTGCTCGCCGTGGTGGGCCACGCCACCTCCGGTCCGCTGATGGATGCCGCGACCGTCTACCAGCGCGGACTGGTAGCGGTGGGCACCAGCGCCACCAGCACCGAAATCGCGGGGCTGGGCGAGTGGATCTTCCGCGTGGCGTCGAGCGATTCGGCCAACGCGGCGGAGTTGGCGCGGTCGGCGGCGGGCGCGGGCAGGCGCGTGGCCATCCTGTACGCCAACGACGACTACGGGCAGAGCCTGGCGGAGGTGTTCGGGCAGGCGCTGGAGAACACGGGGGTGACGCTGGTGGGCCGCTTTCCGTACCTGGAAGACATGAAGGACTTCACCCCGTACATCCGCGCGCTCAAGGCGCGCGGCGCCGAGGTGGTGCTGGTAGCCGGGCTGGAAACGGGCGCGGCCACGCTCATCCAGCAGGCGCACCAACTGGAGTGGATGCCGCGCTTCATCGGTGGGGACGGACTGGAGCCGCTGGCGGAGATGGGCGAGCGGTACAACGGCACACTCGTCGGCGTGCTGTACCACCCCGAGATGTCGCCGCGGGCGCGGACCTTCGCCGAGGCGTTCCGGGCCGCGTACAAGCGCGAGCCCGATTCGTCGGCCGCCACCTCGTACGACGCGGTGCAGCTGATTGCGCGGGCGCTGCGCGAGGGCCGGGCCACCCGCGAGGGGGTTCGCGACTACCTGGCGGGCGTGGGGCGCGAGGGCGGCTCGGCGCGGTACGACGGGGTGGCCGGCCCGGTGGCGTTCGACGCCAACGGCGACCCGGTGGGCAAGCCGGTGGCGCTGGTGCGCATCGAGAACGGCCGCTTCCGCCTTCAGCAGGCCGCGCAGGTCGCGGCCCGGTAA
- a CDS encoding lamin tail domain-containing protein produces MARFRSFRAVLLGGLFSLGLGACDTPMATGRIAPEGGPQLATVPAKGTASTLDVASWNIEWFGSTTNGPANETLQASNSRDIIGGTDADIWGVAEIVDQAAWNSLESQLTGYTGFLASESHVTSGSTYYGSTEQKVGILYKSSIATLLGAKIILTAYDADFAGRPPLEVKLRVTLNGVTEDIVVIVLHAKAFNDDASWQKRLNASNALKSYLDTTYPTQKVIVVGDWNDDVDTSITAGKPSPYQNFVDDGADYAFPTRALSLAGSSSTVSYSDMIDHHLNTNEFTAAYVSSSAEVYRVDTYVADYANTTSDHYPVLSRYTFGSGGGTTPSVTVTAPNGGESYAGGSSKSITWTAANVANVKVEYTLDGTAWTTLTSSTAASAGSYTWTVPNTATTAAKVRVTDASSATVTDASDAAFTITVSSTPAQVILNEILANEAGSNVAGEFVELVNVGGTSISIAGWTISDATGVRHTFAAGTTLAAGKAIVVYGASSGIPAGSTNAVGASTAQLNLANGGDSVILKDGSGVTKASYTYSSSLSGTDGVSMNRSPDASATGTWVLHTSISTLQSSGGKRANGTAF; encoded by the coding sequence ATGGCCCGTTTCCGATCGTTCCGCGCCGTCCTGCTGGGCGGCCTGTTCTCCCTTGGCCTCGGCGCGTGCGACACGCCAATGGCCACCGGCCGCATCGCCCCCGAGGGCGGTCCGCAGCTGGCCACGGTGCCGGCCAAGGGCACCGCCTCCACGCTGGACGTCGCCAGCTGGAACATCGAGTGGTTCGGGAGCACCACCAACGGACCCGCGAATGAGACGCTGCAGGCCAGCAACTCGCGCGACATCATCGGCGGCACAGACGCCGACATCTGGGGCGTGGCCGAAATCGTGGACCAGGCCGCGTGGAACAGCCTGGAGTCGCAGCTGACCGGCTACACGGGCTTCCTGGCCAGCGAGTCGCACGTCACCAGCGGGTCCACCTACTACGGTTCGACCGAGCAGAAGGTGGGCATCCTGTACAAGAGCAGCATCGCCACGCTGCTGGGCGCAAAGATCATCCTCACGGCGTACGACGCCGACTTCGCGGGCCGGCCGCCGCTGGAGGTGAAGCTGCGCGTCACGCTGAACGGCGTCACCGAGGACATCGTGGTCATCGTCCTGCACGCCAAGGCCTTCAACGACGACGCCAGCTGGCAGAAGCGCCTGAACGCCAGCAACGCGCTCAAGTCGTATCTGGACACCACGTATCCCACGCAGAAGGTGATCGTGGTGGGCGACTGGAACGACGACGTCGACACCTCCATCACCGCGGGCAAGCCGTCGCCGTACCAGAACTTCGTTGACGATGGGGCGGACTACGCGTTCCCCACGCGGGCGCTTTCGCTGGCCGGAAGCTCGTCGACCGTCAGCTACAGCGACATGATCGACCATCACCTGAACACCAACGAGTTCACGGCGGCCTACGTGTCCAGCTCGGCCGAGGTGTACCGCGTGGATACCTACGTGGCGGACTACGCCAACACCACCAGCGACCACTACCCCGTCCTGAGCCGCTACACGTTCGGCTCCGGCGGCGGCACCACGCCCTCGGTGACGGTGACGGCGCCCAACGGGGGCGAGTCGTACGCGGGCGGCAGCAGCAAGAGCATCACCTGGACGGCTGCAAACGTGGCGAACGTCAAGGTGGAGTACACGCTGGACGGCACCGCGTGGACGACCCTCACGTCCAGCACCGCGGCGTCGGCCGGCAGCTACACGTGGACGGTGCCCAACACCGCGACGACCGCCGCGAAGGTGCGGGTAACCGACGCCTCGTCCGCGACGGTGACGGACGCCAGCGACGCGGCATTCACCATCACCGTCTCGTCCACGCCGGCACAGGTGATCCTGAACGAGATCCTGGCGAACGAAGCCGGTTCCAACGTCGCGGGCGAGTTCGTGGAGCTGGTGAACGTGGGCGGCACGTCCATCAGCATCGCGGGGTGGACGATCTCCGACGCCACGGGCGTGCGCCACACCTTCGCGGCCGGCACCACGCTGGCGGCGGGGAAGGCGATCGTGGTCTACGGCGCCTCGTCCGGGATCCCCGCCGGGTCGACGAACGCGGTGGGCGCGTCGACGGCGCAGCTCAACCTGGCGAACGGCGGCGATTCGGTGATACTGAAGGACGGGTCGGGGGTGACGAAGGCGAGCTACACTTATTCGTCGTCGCTGTCGGGAACGGACGGGGTGTCGATGAACCGCAGCCCCGACGCCAGCGCCACCGGCACTTGGGTGCTGCACACGAGCATTAGCACGCTGCAGTCGTCCGGCGGCAAGCGCGCCAACGGCACGGCGTTCTGA